The Mercurialis annua linkage group LG8, ddMerAnnu1.2, whole genome shotgun sequence genome window below encodes:
- the LOC126660038 gene encoding putative serine/threonine-protein kinase: MILAMENIENTSILKKIKQSLFSHRSTILTSMKQSFSCFSYTPQASSSSDYSTQGSVNILENIYAFSYSELKVATNGFHSSNKIGEGGFGSVYKGRIGEGKLVAVKVLSAESKQGDKEFMSEIASLSIIRHHNLVKLHGACIDGPSRFLVYEYMENGNLAQTLLGGYKNRVKFSWKARREISLGIGEGLAYIHEEITPHIVHRDIKASNILLDEHFSPKISDFGLSKLFSHNITHISTRVAGTLGYLAPEYAISGHLTRKSDVYSFGVLLLEIVSGRTAVSFDLELGEHYLVEKAWEMYKANGLIQLVDPVLYENLIDEEEAMLFLKVGLLCVQEKCGLRPKLSNAIKMMRGEIEISNLEITQPGLLDDIKNVKINGTREIRNSSQSVTTISSPQFSPL, from the exons ATGATATTAGCTATGGAAAATATTGAGAATACATCAATCttgaaaaagataaaacaaagtTTATTCAGTCATCGTAGCACCATACTTACTTCTATGAAGCAATCTTTTTCTTGCTTCTCTTATACTCCACAAGCTTCCTCTTCTTCAGATTATAGCACACAAG GAAGTGTAAACATTCTTGAAAATATTTATGCCTTCTCATATAGTGAGTTGAAGGTTGCTACTAATGGCTTTCATTCATCTAACAAAATTGGAGAAGGTGGATTTGGCTCTGTCTATAAG GGAAGAATAGGAGAAGGAAAATTAGTAGCTGTGAAAGTGCTATCAGCAGAATCAAAACAAGGAGATAAAGAATTCATGTCGGAGATTGCATCTCTGTCAATTATTAGGCATCACAATCTTGTTAAGCTGCATGGTGCTTGCATTGATGGCCCTTCCAGATTTCTTGTTTATGAGTACATGGAAAATGGCAACCTAGCTCAAACTTTGCTAG GTGGGTacaaaaatagagtaaaattcaGTTGGAAAGCAAGAAGAGAAATTTCATTAGGAATTGGTGAAGGGCTAGCTTATATTCATGAGGAAATAACCCCTCATATTGTGCATAGAGATATAAAGGCCAGCAATATACTTTTGGATGAGCATTTTAGTCCTAAAATTTCAGATTTTGGACTCTCTAAGCTATTTTCACATAACATCACCCACATTAGTACAAGAGTGGCAGGCACATT AGGTTATCTAGCTCCGGAATATGCAATAAGCGGACACTTAACAAGAAAATCAGACGTATACAGTTTTGGAGTTCTTCTTCTTGAGATTGTGAGCGGAAGAACGGCTGTTAGCTTCGATTTAGAGCTTGGGGAACATTACTTGGTCGAAAAG GCATGGGAAATGTACAAGGCAAATGGGCTCATACAATTAGTGGATCCTGTGCTCTATGAAAATCTTATAGATGAAGAAGAAGCAATGCTATTTCTAAAAGTTGGTTTACTTTGTGTTCAAGAGAAATGTGGGCTGAGGCCAAAATTGTCAAATGCAATTAAAATGATGAGAGGTGAAATTGAGATTAGCAATTTGGAAATTACACAGCCAGGGCTTCTTGATgatattaaaaatgtgaaaattaaTGGAACTAGAGAAATCAGAAATAGCTCACAGAGTGTCACCACAATTTCTAGCCCACAGTTTTCCCCTTTGTAA